One Spinacia oleracea cultivar Varoflay chromosome 4, BTI_SOV_V1, whole genome shotgun sequence DNA segment encodes these proteins:
- the LOC130472294 gene encoding uncharacterized protein gives MRHDRTPSPHRTPERSNHRTSANEGIRARLGKRIMTPTSSPFSDELIMEEIPKVRLPAHLTYSGITDPRDHVISYEQQMFLSPYSEACWCKYFPTTLTGVAGEWFRSLPKGSIKSWKKLKKRFCTQFVSNNRPERTTAELTSIQQERDESLREFMARFMKESTNIPNLQPDVAIFALKHALQEGKFRDELSMKNPSRIADVLQMADAFIRTEEFNKAAARLKGSSDPRDTKNTQSKPEGSSRKGKEKVGAREMSPKKDGRRGELQPKYTNYTPLALPRKEIFSLNRNDEKWKLPGKLKSNPARRNKNKWCEFHDDFGHHTEECNSLKDNIEDLVRRGYLKQYLLDRREEKEKAASGKQHEQPQKRVYEATGHKKNDILVVFGGQKSGQASKKHLRALSHRVNFSAVGDNQPHPPNMTFTADDCFGVQYKHDDPLVISMDLNNHNVHRVLVDGGSAVNIIFRNCFEQLILEEPEEALTKVSYPLIGFNGSAAIPRGKITLPVTVGEGQAAKTLRDEFLVMDCDSVYNVIMGRTMIHKMQAVPSTYHQLMIYVSDAGFAERIRGDQEVARRTCHTAVRKPKLEDGPEEEKGAKGEESEAKRRRASTSSLSPAEVDARPETLSPEPDQEMEDIFLEEDSDRSVRIGKGLSSGLRIDLIRLLRDHKDIFAWSAADMPGINPKLICHKLDVNAEARPVKQKKRNYSSEKNKAIAEEVKKLQEAGFIEPCMYPKWLANVVMVKKANGSWRMCVDFTNLNRACPKDCYPLPRIDQLVDSTSGHALLSFMDAFSGYHQVFMHPDDRAKTAFITSAGVFNYKMMPFGLKNAGATYQRLVDHVFADQKGRNVEVYVDDSIVKSIKEEDHVKDLAETFGNLRKHSMKLNPKKCVFGVKSGKFLGFMVSERGIDANPDKVQAALDLPEPKTKRDVQRLTGRLAALTRFISKASDKGAPFFKALKPKNLPGGEAEPVKKKGVPRKVDPELIWEQEQKEAFQQLRAHLAQLPTLARPKEGETLYLYVAVSPGTVSAVLLREEEKKQQPIYFTSRTLTGAETRYPLIEKVAYAVVVAARKLRPYFDSHQITVLTDQPLEKVLDKIERSGRLAAWAFELSEFGIKYQPRTAIKAQALADFLAECSYQEMLDDTKSTWEVFTDGSSTINGSGAGVVLIPPTGKSIEYALKFGFKATNNEAEYEAAIAGIELCLSLEAEHVRLKTDSQLVANQIRGEYEAKWPSMTAYLAKIKSLTSKLRSFEVILIPRGQNTQADALSKLASSTLIDLNRSVHVEVHQERSIDLLPTTVCSLRTEPSWMDAVVAYKERGELPEDKLQARKLKRFNRWFIISAEGELMRKSFSAPLLKCVGPTDADYILREIHLGICGNHIGGRTLAHKALRAGYWWPTMVSEAKQMARKCEKCQKFAPAIHQPAQTLQSTLYPLPFAQWGLDIIGPFPSATNQKKWLIVGVDYFSKWIEAEAVSSITEPQVRKFIW, from the coding sequence atgaggcatgatcgaacccctagcccccatcgtacgcccgaacgttctaatcacagaacctcggcaaacgaaggcatcagggctagactcgggaaaagaatcatgactcctacgtcatcccctttctcggacgagctgatcatggaagaaataccgaaggtaagactgccagctcacctaacctacagcggaatcacagatccgagggatcatgtcatctcctacgagcagcaaatgttcttgagtccctactccgaagcatgctggtgtaaatacttcccaaccacgctaaccggagtggcgggagagtggtttagatcgctgccgaagggatcgatcaagagctggaaaaagctgaaaaagagattctgcacacagttcgtgagcaacaatcgccccgagcgaaccacagcagaactgacctcaatccaacaagaaagagacgaaagtctgagagaattcatggccagattcatgaaggaatcaacaaacataccaaacttgcagccagacgtggccatcttcgccttgaagcacgcgctccaggaagggaagttccgtgacgaactctcaatgaagaacccctccagaatagctgacgtgctccaaatggctgatgcgttcatcagaaccgaggagttcaacaaggccgctgcaagactgaaaggatcgtcggatccgagagacacaaagaatacccagagcaagcccgagggtagctcaaggaaggggaaagagaaagtaggagctagagagatgagcccgaagaaagacgggagaaggggtgaacttcaacccaagtacaccaactacactccactagctctgccccgaaaggagatattcagcctcaacagaaatgacgaaaagtggaaactacctgggaagctcaagtccaacccagctcggagaaacaagaacaaatggtgcgagttccatgatgacttcggtcaccataccgaagaatgcaactcgctgaaagacaacattgaggacctcgttcgccgaggctacctgaaacagtacttgttagaccgaagggaggaaaaagaaaaggccgcaagcggcaaacaacacgagcaaccccagaaaagggtctacgaagcaacagggcacaagaaaaatgacatcctagtggtgttcgggggacagaagtctggccaggccagcaaaaaacacctaagagccctctcccatcgggtcaacttcagcgcggtgggagacaaccagccacaccccccgaacatgaccttcactgctgatgattgcttcggagtccagtacaaacatgacgatcctctggtcatctccatggacctcaataaccacaacgtacatcgagtgttagtcgacggaggaagtgccgtcaatatcatcttcagaaactgcttcgagcagctgatcctcgaagagccagaggaagcactgacgaaagtcagttatcctctgatcggattcaacggatccgcagctatccctcgaggaaagatcaccctgccagtcacagtgggcgaaggccaggcagcaaaaacccttcgggacgaatttttggtgatggactgcgactccgtatacaacgtaatcatggggagaaccatgattcacaagatgcaagcagtcccctccacataccaccagctgatgatatacgtctcggatgcaggattcgccgaacgaatcagaggtgatcaagaagtggcgagaagaacctgccacactgctgtccgaaagcccaaactagaggacggccccgaggaagaaaaaggagctaagggagaggaaagcgaggcaaaaaggagaagagcaagcacaagcagcttgtctcccgcagaagttgatgcccgccccgaaaccctatctcccgaaccagatcaagaaatggaggatatcttcctcgaagaggattcagataggagcgtccgaataggcaagggcctaagctcggggctccgaatcgatttgatccgattactcagggatcataaagacatctttgcatggtcagcagcagatatgccagggataaatccgaagctgatttgtcacaagctggacgtcaacgctgaagctcggccagtcaagcaaaaaaagaggaactactcctcggagaaaaacaaagccatcgccgaggaggtgaaaaagttgcaggaggccggattcattgagccatgcatgtatccgaaatggctggccaacgtggtgatggtcaaaaaagcgaatggctcctggcgaatgtgcgtggatttcacaaacctgaaccgagcctgccccaaagactgctatcccctgccaaggatagatcaattggttgactccaccagcggccatgcactgctcagcttcatggatgccttttcaggctaccaccaagtattcatgcaccccgatgacagggcaaagacagcgttcatcacgagcgcaggagtgttcaactacaaaatgatgcctttcggcttgaaaaatgccggagccacctaccagagactagttgatcacgtcttcgccgaccagaaagggaggaatgtggaggtctatgtggatgactccatcgtaaaaagcatcaaagaggaagaccacgtcaaagacttggcagagaccttcggaaaccTGAGGAAgcacagcatgaagctgaacccaaaaaaatgcgtcttcggggtgaagtcaggtaaattcctcggattcatggtgagcgaaagaggaattgatgcgaacccggacaaagtccaagcggcattggatttacccgagccgaagaccaagagagatgtgcagaggctaaccggcaggttagccgcactaacaaggttcatatcaaaggCCTCGGataagggagcccccttcttcaaagcactgaaaccaaagaacctccccggaggagaagcagaaccagtcaagaaaaaaggggtcccgaggaaagtggatcccgaactgatatgggaacaggagcaaaaagaagcttttcagcaactcagagcccacctagctcaactgccgacactggccagaccaaaggagggggaaaccctgtacctatatgtcgcagttagccctggaaccgtcagcgcagtgcttcttcgggaagaagaaaagaagcaacagccaatctacttcaccagccgaacactcacaggggccgaaacccggtacccactcatcgagaaagtcgcatatgcagtagtggtagctgcacgaaaactgaggccatacttcgactcccaccagatcacagtgctaactgaccaaccgctcgaaaaagtactcgacaaaatagagaggtcaggaagattggctgcctgggccttcgaactatcagagttcggcatcaaatatcagccgaggacagcaatcaaagcacaagcattggcagacttcttggccgagtgctcataccaggaaatgttggatgatacgaaaagcacttgggaggtcttcactgacggatcttccacaataaacggctcaggggcaggagttgtactgatccccccgacggggaaaagcatagagtatgcattgaagttcggcttcaaagcaaccaacaacgaggccgaatacgaggccgcaatcgcagggatagagctttgtttatccctggaggccgaacatgttcgcctcaaaactgattcccagcttgtagccaaccagatccgaggggagtatgaggccaaatggcccagcatgacagcctatttagcaaaaattaaatccttaacgtcaaagttaagatcctttgaagtcatcctcattccccgaggacagaacacgcaagcagacgcactgtcaaaactcgcaagctcaacactgatcgacctaaacaggtcggtccacgtggaagttcaccaagagagaagcatcgacttgctacccaccacagtatgcagcttacgtaccgaacctagctggatggacgcagtagttgcatacaaagaaaggggagaacttcccgaagataagctgcaagcgagaaaactgaaaagattcaacagatggttcatcatcagcgccgaaggagagctcatgaggaaatcattctctgctccgctgctaaaatgtgtgggtccaacagacgctgactacatcctaagggaaatccacctcgggatatgcggaaaccacattggaggtaggacattagcacataaagcccttcgggctgggtactggtggcccactatggtctccgaggcaaagcagatggcaaggaaatgcgagaaatgccaaaagttcgcaccagccatccatcaaccagctcaaaccctacaatcaacactgtatcccttaccattcgcacagtgggggttagacatcattggtcccttcccctcagcgacgaaccagaagaagtggttgattgtaggagtcgactattttagcaaatggatcgaagccgaagctgtctcctccatcaccgaacctcaggtccgcaagttcatatgg